A region from the Alnus glutinosa chromosome 5, dhAlnGlut1.1, whole genome shotgun sequence genome encodes:
- the LOC133869115 gene encoding uncharacterized protein LOC133869115 encodes MYMQSHIAKGIRGSIPECSKAKDFLKAVEAQFVSSTKAIANTLMKRLSSQTFDSSKNVREHIMEMRDIVAQLKSLEVGISNSFLVHLILNSLPSQYGPFKISYNTHMENWSINELLTMCVQEEERLKHEKPESVHLVAHAKAKTKKGKAVHHFKRGNKVSFKGISQNKEADKK; translated from the exons ATGTATATGCAATCTCACATTGCCAAAGGCATTAGGGGTTCCATCCCTGAATGTTCTAAGGCTaaggattttttgaaagccGTTGAAGCACAGTTTGTGAGTTCAACTAAAGCCATAGCCAACACTCTAATGAAGAGACTATCAAGCCAAACCTTCGATAGTTCCAAAAATGTGCGTGAGCACATCATGGAAATGAGGGATATAGTAGCTCAATTAAAATCCCTAGAGGTTGGGATTTCCAATTCCTTCTTGGTCCATTTGATTCTCAACTCTCTTCCTTCTCAGTATGGTCCCTTTAAGATATCATACAACACACATATGGAAAACTGGTCGATTAATGAACtcttaaccatgtgtgttcaagaggaAGAGAGGTTGAAACATGAGAAACCAGAAAGTGTTCACTTGGTTGCTCATGCTAAAGCGAAGACCAAGAAAGGCAAGGCTGTCCACCACTTCAAGAGAGGAAACAAGGTGTCATTCAAAG GGATTTCTCAAAACAAGGAAGCCGATAAGAAGTGA